The DNA sequence TGCCTCGGGATTTACCTTAGGTCTCTTCTGCTTTCTTTCTGtccttttttgtagaatttccaGGCGTTTCGGACATATTTTGGCATTTGCCTCATGCCCCGAAGCTTTGCAATTGACACAATACAGTGGGATCGTTGTCGTCTTAATTATTTGACCAGTGGATGTGTCAGTGGTGATAGTCTCCTGGCTATTTTCACCATTTTCCAAAATGGGACATTTATCTAGCTCGTGGGCAGCACCACATTTAGCGCAGCGTAGTTTCATATTACAGTTAATCGATATGTGGCCATATCTCTGACAATTATTGCATTGTAGTACTCCCTTTGGTGTATGTTTAGAAATCTGCACTCTACAGCTCAGCAAATTTCTTATACCTCTGAAGCCCTTGATGTCAGACTCTCTACCCAATTGGACTATCCATCGAGCGCCTTCGAGTTTGGTTATTTTCATGATGTCAAGTCCGAGCTTAGTCTTTTTCAATGCGTCGTATAAATCGTCTTCATCCCAAGTACTAGATAAACCCTCAATAATGTGAGTAACTGGCTTAGAATTCTTCGGCGTATACGTGTAGTAATCTAACCCTAATTCCCTAATGAGTCCACAAACCTTGGCATGTTCCTCTGCCTTTACCAGTTGCAAACCAatcaaatttctattaaaaatcttcATAGTGAACAAGCCATGCCCCAAAAATACAGATAATTTATCAGTTAATTCCTTtggattgctcccatatattctAATGATGGGTGGGCTGGACTTACCTCTGGTTCCTGTTTGAGTGGTCCTCTGTTGGGTATTCGTCATGGTCTCATTCATACTGCCTGTTGAACTTTGGGCCCGCTGGGTCTGTTCTCCATATCGTGTGGTTGATAGTTCTCCTTGCTTctttttcgatatagctcccttactaACTGAGGCAACTGGCTGTGTTGCATTGGTCATCTTCGCAGCGTCAAAGTTTCTCGCTACTTTGACTGACTTGTCTTGTATTTCATATAAGTCCTCGTTCATGTCGACTTCATTGTCGACGGTGTTAGATCCGAGGTTATTTGTTATGCCACTTAGCATGGGCTGAGAAAGGTCCTCATGAATAGTCCCATTGTTATTATTCGTTGATGCACTTAGATTTGCGCAAGTTATTtgtaattcatttattttcgCAATTAATTCTGCTCTCTCCTTTTGCAGTTGATCAATGGCCTCTTTATATTGGGATAGTGTTGATTCCAATTTCATAAATTCATACGAAGATATCTCATCACCATCGCTACCACTGCTTCTATTGCTTTTCTTGTACCTCTTTCGTAATTTCTTATCGGCCAATGTTTGCCTGTCATTGGACTGATGTTTATTTTCAGTAGTTACAATGTTTGCATCTGCCATTGTTAcagttttgttttctattttttgtataatttcatTTGGCACATTCAATGGTGATGTGCCGTTCGTTGAATTTTTGTGGATTTGAAAATCCACTATGAGAAAAGTTTGTGGTGCCTACTATGCAATTCTCAGAATTTCAATAGAGGCACAGATTAATAGTCTTTCATAGGCGACTACTATTAATTCTCACTTTAAGCTATTAAGCTCAATGTAAAAAGTCACTTCAGATTAAATTTTGTTCCAAACACtagattgaattttgtttcagaTATCACTTGATGTTCACTGTATGATAGCGTTTAACTAGTTGTCAGTTCTTTATATACTTTTCGTTCGAGCTATTTAATACATTTGAGGGTTGTTTTGCTGCACGAAGAGGCTACCTGAATATCTTGTCCACGAAATGGTACAAATGTGTGCTCATCGCTGCGCacacacaaaattctcttttgaacagtgtaaacagtgtttgtgtgaaaaaaaaatagtgaaaatgcctccaaaagccagtggtaaagcagcaaagaaggccggcaaagcccaaaagaacatcacaaagggtgacaagaccaagagacgcaccaagcgtaaggagagttatgccatctacatttacaaagtgttgaagcaagtacatcccgatactggtatctcttcaaaggcaatgagcatcatgaacagtttcgttaatgatatcttcgaacgtattgccgccgaagcctctcgtttggctcactacaacaagcgttccaccatcaccagtcgggaaatccaaactgccgttcgtctattattgcccggtgaattggctaagcacgctgtcagtgaaggtaccaaagccgttactaagtacaccagctccaagtaaatggctttatatttcgtcgaaaatttatttcctccaccatcaaaggcccttttcagggccacaaaaatcattaaaaaagagattttctttgttgatcaactaaaaacaaaatatccttattttatttcaataacaaaaaaaaaaataaatacatcttccatcgaataataacaaataattgatttttcaactaagataaattcaatgttgtaatcttcattttattaaaattctattatggcatttcattactatgtctaacttctattaaaattctaatttggcatttcattactgtttcttcaatatttcttctttttatttttcttcattataataacgtcgctataatatttttctcagagtaaaagacttcaatatttcttctttttatttttcttcattataataacgtcgctataatatttttctcagagtaaaagactctattacattgatcgtatgcattactgtaaatggcgtagttaaaggatgtgtgtgtgtgagagagagttttgatgatgactctatgcgtaggtacatgaaacctttttttctagaattctaattgctgcggtttattaccacatcccaattggctaatccagttttggaaaaattcccataaaacatgtgattataaatttcaattttaccgtgaaaaatagattaagtacaatgtatatttatttaaataaaaattaggtaaaaaaacaaaattgtttgcataaaatttgttctctttttcaaagatattttgtagccctgaaaagggctgttagataaactgctttcgaatatcgaaaataatcattctgccatgaaatagaaaatttacttcttggcggcggcttttttagcagctggtttcttggcagcggcggcctttttgggtttggctgctgctactgtttttgccttgggtgcttttggttttgtggcggaggccttggccttggcggcggtttttgctggtttagctttaactgtaccggtctttttggcagttttagccttagccttttcggtcttcttcttttctgctgtcttcttagcggcagaaggtttctttgcagcagccttcttttctccactggcctttttgggtgcggcagccttctttttcttatcaccagctggggccttcttcttttcggcgctcattgctttagacattttgaatgaaccagatgcacccttacctttagtttggatcaattttccactggcaacagcgcccttcaaatacttcttgatgaagggagccaatttttgggcatcaactttgtaggtgctggccaaatatttcttgatggcaggcaatgatgaaccaccacgttctttcaatgttttgatggcagcatcgaccatttgttgggttggtggatgagatggggcagcagagggcttctttgccttggcagcagcttttttaggtgcctttttctcaacagcggcaactggagatgcggtggcttcaactacggcggcgtcagacatgtttcactatatttttcacttcaaacactaatatacactaacacgcgtgtacgttggttatatatattttttaccgttCAACGTAGCTATTCTTGGGTACATCGGAATTATGAGAAGTACATAGTAGTCagctacgaaattttgtgaattcttgtgtggaagagaataaattttttcacaaaagttttgatagaataattaaatttatgatgacatagtaaatatatttaattggaatttatcacatttctctagtagagatatccacctaaatgacaaaaaggacttcaattaataatattgaaggactagagtattataatcttttgagttgaaagtttataaaagtgtcatcataaatttccaactaaattatataaattttagtatttttattgaaaattgtataaaataaaaaaattatagggaatcttgatatgttttctttaaaaaaatacgaaaaaattatacattttgcatagttttcatggtaaaatattcaattatattatgtcgtctatgacagtggaattcatcatattgggatattttccatgaataaaagtttttctgcaaattaatttgaaagctcaaaagtgaaaatgttttaggaaattttcattcaaaaatataatagaaatcacaaatttctactaaaatataacattaataataaaaagtgtcaaattgtaacgaaaagttaaaataatcgtgaaggtgtggtatatcatgtacagcgatgttaacaatgttgaatatagttgaaaccataaaattaaaatatttgcaaaagaaatgaaatgtatatatgaaaaatattaaaacatcgtagaaaaaatacatgtcggattataataccattttaacaaaattttaaatcgaaatactatgaataaaaatttgccatagctgatataccacctctagccaaattttaagaagtaaagtaattggctatttttgatataaaatttcgcaaaaaaaaaactaaaagaattataacaacagatggaataaatttaagtctaacgactttaggaaatatataaacaataaacaccctagaaaattcaaaaaccaTCTCCGATTTAGATTagggttagaaaatatttcataaaatgtttgccgcattgaatgtagcattagatgaaaataagaaacaaatcctcctacttatatcttttcttcttttgaaaaaataaattaatagaaaataaattgtgaatgagtacgaaaaaatgtaaaaccattggaaagcaaaatctacatcatatatcaacattcccttcatatccaacctaatacaaaaaaaaaaacacaaatgcaatatattttattgatatcaaataattaagaataaattcttgtcaactgtaaagtattgaaaaaattttttctctttttataaaaatattgtggtcctgaaaaggaccgattgtttttgtaaaaaaagttggcttttaatatgtcaaaaatttaagcacGTTCTCCACGAATACGTCTGGCCAATTGGATATCCTTAGGCATGATGGTGACACGCTTAGCATGGATAGCGCACAAGTTGGTATCTTCGAATAGACCAACCAAGTAGGCTTCGCTAGCTTCTTGCAAGGCCATGACAGCAGAACTCTGGAAACGCAAGTCAGTTTTGAAATCTTGGGCAATTTCACGAACCAAACGTTGGAAAGGCAATTTGCGGATCAACAATTCTGTGCTCTTTTGGTAACGACGGATTTCACGCAAAGCAACGGTACCAGGGCGGAAACGATGGGGCTTCTTGACACCGCCGGTGGCTGGGGCACTCTTACGAGCAGCTTTAGTAGCCAATTGCTTACGAGGGGCTTTGCCACCGGTAGATTTACGGGCAGTTTGCTTAGTACGAGCCATTTTTCACTTTAATTCTTCACTTCACAAGATATGAACACAAAcactgtcaaaacgttattacttgtgtgccgagcatgaacgcgcatatttatagaaaaattgagcgcgcaaactgttagttaagggtgtgtgtggggaaagattgaaatattgtatcttacagctgcctgtatatacacgaagtatacacgaacgaacccgagggtagatcgtgttattaatattagtaagcatttcaaggaatttttgtataaatagaagCGCATAGGCTGCGGAACAGTATTAGTTCTTGTGCATCATTCGTGAagtgaaatttaaaagtgaaaaatgactggtcgtggtaaaggtggcaaaggcttgggaaaaggtggcgctaaacgtcatcgtaaagtgttgcgtgataacatccaaggtattaccaagcctgcaatcagacgtttggctcgtcgtggcggtgtaaaacgtatctctggattgatatacgaagaaacccgtggtgtcctcaaggtgtttttggaaaacgttattcgtgatgctgtcacctacaccgaacatgctaagcgtaaaaccgtcaccgctatggatgtcgtctacgctttgaagagacaaggccgcactttgtacggtttcggcggttaaacattttcttgacgctatttggagaatatttaaatactttaatacaaaaacaatcggtccttttcaggaccacaaaatatatttacaaaagagatcatcttgttacaaatttatttaattattttaataataaaattttaaatttacttggtttaaataaaattacaaacatttggtttgccgtcggcaaaacattgttactaacccaatgaaacaattatgtatggacttaCCAAAGGCGACTACTATGCTATTTTTCTGCCGTCGGCACTTGAAAAACATGACATAcgctacaaaagaaaaacactacgaatgtaatacatacgaaacatatatgcaattctctatatgtcatttctcgtcccattccccaaagaaaatgattctatgattctcttactctctttttgcagaaatcaaagaaaatgattctatgttgcactgtactcgatcctagtgtcatttatttgttcttttgcgtgacgttcttactctctttttgcagaaatcagttatgtatgtattgatacaaacagctttctctgtcatcaactatttgcaacttcccgctagaagttacgaacacttacgatcctactagacttcggctttgccaaagcatacaaaagatacatatgtagtaaataatcagagttgatacagatgaaaataaaaacacttcggctcagaaaacgaatgctctcttaatgaaattggtgggaatttgttgtttttcgatattaggaataaatgacattagataggaacaaaatgaaaaaatgaagtgACGAAATTTTTCGATGTCATAACAGATGAaaactaaatatatgtatatatatcttcatataatttttttatagtaaattttattgttactgaaaaaaagtatgtatgaaattatattgtttgaaaatattttttctctttttaaaaatgttttgtcgtcctgaaaaggacggattgttgtttgatagagatacgatggtctgtatttacattttcttgtaGATAATTTAAGCCTTCTTTTCGGTCTTCTTGGGCAAGAGAACAGCTTGGATGTTTGGCAATACACCACCTTGAGCAATGGTGACACCGGACAACAATTTGTTCAATTCTTCGTCATTACGGATAGCCAATTGCAAGTGACGAGGGATAATTCTTGTCTTTTTGTTGTCACGAGCAGCGTTACCAGCCAATTCAAGAACTTCAGCGGCCAAGTATTCCATCACAGCAGCCAAGTAAACTGGAGCTCCAGCACCAACACGCTCAGCATAGTTGCCTTTGCGCAAAAGACGATGAATACGACCGACGGGGAATTGAAGCCTTATTTTTTCTTATGTCTTTTATTAACCATTTTTAAGTCCTTAAACATTCTATCCTTAATACTAGAGATGGTCTACTCTAAAAACTAAACAGTAAATAAACATACTTTCAAATGGGTGTTAAAAGCATACAAAGTTAAGGCAAAAAATTGTCGTTATAGTTGGACTATGAACGAGTGAatcacaatataaaaatttaaaaaaattacgttaAAAAATGCCCCAAAAAGATGGACAAGCTAAAAAAGGGCTAAACTCAAAGTTTCTTAAAACTaatgttggaaaattaaaactaaGAACTTAAAACTAAGAATATATACAAGTATTTACAAATTCCTTGAGGCGACATCACTGAGCAGTGTTGTAGACCGTGTTTTCAAAGGAGAGGGAAAAGCGTCTTCTGTGGTAGAATAACAGCTTGCCGTCATTGTCATAAAGGTATCCACCATCTTTAAGGAGAGGAAGAGATGTTGCTGAGAAATATGTGTCGGGAATAATGTTCCTAGAAGATCCTGTTGAGAGGGTTTCAAGTACTAGGCGATTCCTTGAATAATTGCAACTTTCTATGAAGTTTAGGGCTTTTTCCATGAGAAGAGTATCGATTCTCTGGGTGTTGGCTTTCTCATAAATTAGGGAGTTGCGAGGATTTCTATATGATCCATCTGGTCTTCTTCTGCAGTAGAGGCCAAGGCaggaagacaaaattttcctttcccATATGCGTATCTTTTCCATTTTGTAAGAGGTTATGTGGAACCATGAGGGGAACGCATAACCTAGAACAGGCCTAATGATTTGTTTGTACAGAAGTAATTTTACATCCGTAGGGAGTCCTCCGCGTATCTTTAGAATGCCATAGTAGCCGAAAAAGATCCTTTTGGCTTTCAGAATTATATAATCCACATGGTTGGTGAATGTAAATCTGCTGTCAAATATGACTCCCAGATATTTCAGCTCCTGCTTCTGCTGAATGGTTTCTCCGCCTATGGTTATGGAAGGGGTGAATCGCCGGTAGGATGAATGAGTACGTTTGCCAATAAAGGTGACTGAAGTACATTTATTCACGTTGAGTTTTAATCCCCATTTGCTGAAGAAGTTTTCCAGAGTACCCAAGTACTCGTTGAGTCTTCTCTGAGTTTCTACGGCATTTTttccagaaaatgttgttaatacaTCATCGGCATATACAAGGAGAAGGTCACCAGGTGGTGGTTCGGGGATGTCTGACATGAAGATATTGTAGAGCATTGGTCCTAGGATAGATCCTTGAGGTACACCGGCTACTATTGATCTCCAGTTGGAAGTATTGTCGCCCACGTTGACAGCAAATGTCCTGTTAGCTAGGAAACTTGCCACAATGCTGCAAATGCTATCACTGTATCCGAGGGACCTCATTTTGAAGATGATTCCATTCTGCCATACTGAGTCAAATGCCTTAGAAAAATCTAAGGCAACAGCAATGGCTCCTTTTGTTTGGTTGAAGGCGTTTACGATATAATCCGAAAACGTCACCAAAGCATGGTCGGTGGATAGGCTGGGTCTGAATCCGAATTGGCAGTCCTTCAGCAGATTTCGGTCCTCAGCAGCATCTTGGATCATTTCATGGATGAAATGTTCGAAGAGCTTGCCAAAAGAGGGTAACAGTGATATGGGTCTGTAGCTGGATACTTGTTGGGCGTCAGATCCTGGTTTCCTTATAGGTATGACCATGGCTTTCTTCCATGCCAAGGGAAAATAGGCATTGTTGATACAATGGTTATaaagggtggtcaggaattcgtGTGTTTCCTTTCCAGTCTTTTTCAAGACGACATCTGGGATTCCATCGATTCCTGATGATCTCTTGGCTCGCTTTCGCTTAATGACATTGGCGATTCTCTTAGGTTTTATAAAACCAGATGAGGTCCAGAGGCGGGGGTCTTCAATAAGTGAGGCGTCGGCTTTCAAGAAATTGCTGAATTCCACGAGAGGTGGATTGTTGCTCATTTCATTAGCGGAGATATCAACAAGATTGCGCAGAGGTTCACTAATGGTGTCGTTTGGCGAGAAGGCTCCTTGTAGGTGTTCAGCCAGAATTTCCGCTTTGTCAAGGTCGCTGGTGATTAACTCTCCAGTGGCGTTGATCAGATCTCGAATGGGGTCTTTTCTTGTAAGGCCGGCAGCTTTCTTCACTTTGGTGTAAGTCCTATTATTCACCCTGATGGAGCTCAGGTTAGAGATAAGGCGCTCTCTTTCATGCGATTGTACAGCACATCGGATGATGGTATCGATGTTTCTGATGTTGGCTCTAATAATAGAAATCCTGGAGGCATCGCAGCATCTTCGAAGTAGGCGGCATTGTCTCTTTCTTTCATTCATGAATCCTATGATACGAGGGGGAAGTCCTGATTGAGTATCATTGGCTCTGTATTTAGGGATGGATGATTCCATGGCATCTTTAAAGGCTGTATTAAGGCCTTCAACACAGTCGTCGATTTCGGCTGCGCTGACCACTCTGTCTGTTGGGAGTTGGTGCTGCTGCAGACCTCTTCGTAGGTGATGACGAAAACGCCCAATGTTGGTTCGGTCAAAGTTATACTGGGTTTTGACTTCACGTGGTTGAACTTCACCAGTCTCAAAGGAGATGATGAGGGCTCTATGATCAGATTCAAATGTCGTCGTAGAGCAAGTTGAGCCTTGAGGGATGTCAATTCCTGAAGAAATCATAAAGAAATCCACGAATGTGCCTCCCGTTCCTATTGGACGAGTGGGTCGATCAGCAGCGATGATTCCAAGATCCGCAGAGCTGAGGATAAAGTTGGCAATCAAATTTCCACGATGCGTGGTCTCCTGGCCACCCCAAAATGGATGTTTGGCGTTGAAATCTCCTCCAACCACTACTTCGCCTTGTGAGCATAGCCTGACTAGTGGGTCCAAGTCGGCAGTGTTAATGGTGATAGATGGTGGTATGTAAGCTGCGACGAAGAAGATGACATTACCATCTTCAGTCCAGATTTTCGCTCCACATGATTCGATTCTTCCAGTGCTCAGGGGGACCCTTTCGCTTTTGTATTTGTCTTTGATGAAAACTGCAGTGCCGCCTCCATGGTAACTGTTATTGGCCCTGTCTTGCCTATAGATGCTGTAACCATCAATTTGCAGGACATGCCGTTGTGACAGTTTTGTTTCTGCCATAAGAAGAACGTCGACATCATGGTTATCAAGGAAGATCTTCGTATAGTGTCGTTTCACTGTTGAGACGATGGAATTTGCGTTTAAAAAGATGCACTTCAACATTTAAAATCCTTTCATATGTAGGAGTAGCCCCAGAATAGCACTGGCTCTACCTTCTGCATTTTCTAATTGTTTGTACTGAGGAGCAAAGGCGTCGATATCCTTCATAACCTCCAGAATTCCTTTACCGTAGAAGGCTACGCAATCACCATGGATGTTCCTTCCACTTGCAATGGCTTCATTTCCAGCATGGATGGGCCTTGATGGTCTTGCTGGTATTTGTGCATTTGTTACTGCTCTGCTGGTTGTAGGGCGAACAACATTTGCATATGATATGCTTTGGCGAGTCAAGCGGGCTGCTTGGTTCACCATTTTCTCTTTGGCGGCTTCCTTCTTAGCTGCTACTTTCTCCAAAATGGCTCTCTTTCTTGGGCAATCCCGAGAGCTGGCTGCATGACCTTCAACTTCACAGTTAGCACAATGAAGTGgttgtggggaagcaattccttGCATATCCGGGTTTTCCTCGATTGCTCTTTTGGATGGGATGCTGCACTTTCCAGGACCATGGGGTTGTGCACACTTCACGCATCTGTATTGCATACCACAGTTGGATGCAACGTGTCCAAAGCGTTGACAATTGTGGCATTGTGGAACTCTCTCCTTTGTGTCTTTCTTTAATTGGACTATACAATCAAGAATTTTGTCTATCTTGTATAGTTTTTCAATATCAGTGTTCCGTGAGCATCTGAGTATCCATTTACTTGGAGTTAACGGGGCTGTATAGACGACTTCAATAGCAAAGTCGGCTTTTTCCTGGAGGAAGTTAGCAACTTCCTCTTTGGTATATTCGTCTGATAGTCCCTCTACTAAAACGTTGTAAGGGATGAGCTCCTTCGGTGTGTGAGTGTGGAATTTATATTTCCTCTCACTCAGCATTTGTTTCGCCTTAGAATAATGAATTAGTCCTCTCATTCGCAGGGAGATTAGGTTTTTCCTGATGAATTTTATTTCGTATACATCATTTGGGAAATTTGACCTCATTAGGGTTGCAATTTCCCT is a window from the Haematobia irritans isolate KBUSLIRL unplaced genomic scaffold, ASM5000362v1 scaffold_6, whole genome shotgun sequence genome containing:
- the LOC142242638 gene encoding histone H3; this translates as MARTKQTARKSTGGKAPRKQLATKAARKSAPATGGVKKPHRFRPGTVALREIRRYQKSTELLIRKLPFQRLVREIAQDFKTDLRFQSSAVMALQEASEAYLVGLFEDTNLCAIHAKRVTIMPKDIQLARRIRGERA